One genomic region from Nymphaea colorata isolate Beijing-Zhang1983 chromosome 10, ASM883128v2, whole genome shotgun sequence encodes:
- the LOC116261861 gene encoding E3 ubiquitin protein ligase DRIP2-like: MANQYAKVKRSLLAECLTCPLCLNLLRDATTICVCLHTFCRECIYQKLEEDETYSCPICNVYLGCMAREKLRPDNNLQDVRMKIFPLKKLKEIDVGPIPTGPSRRKERSLSSIVISTDPISTTGHASKAKIAARKAGISRGGGNKNHGDKDFSDVDKGDAFDQPYKLSMPSKRKRITIEDEAVNISECGVEPPIQDSFSKSANDTNWDKLNFLAETADKTKVEDSSAHFIEGKEPGKSSSNINRRFRKRGNGSAAAVQKKESNKVMEERCKSDVNDTDKVSRTRKPRKNGVQVNGFSEKLTNHLRPVWFALFAREDQSGASFPQIPKCYIRIKDGNIPVSYVKQYLVQKLNLKHESEVEVTCCGHSVGPSFPLHDVVDIWVRNLTGGGEAIRTLKKDDKGCDVPDYVMVLNYSRKPA, translated from the exons ATGGCAAATCAATATGCTAAAGTTAAAAGAAGCCTACTTGCGGAGTGTTTGACTTGTCCTCTTTGTTTGAATCTTTTGAGGGATGCGACAACAATTTGTGTATGCCTTCACACAT TTTGCAGAGAATGTATATATCAAAAGCTTGAGGAGGATGAGACATATTCTTGCCCGATATGCAATGTTTACCTAGGTTGCATGGCTCGAGAAAAGCTAAG GCCTGACAATAATCTACAAGATGTTAGAATGAAAATATTTcctttgaagaaattgaaagaaatagaTGTTGGGCCTATCCCAACTGGCCCATCTAGGAGGAAGGAGAGGTCATTATCATCAATTGTCATCAGCACTGATCCTATATCAACGACCGGACATGCAAGCAAAGCAAAAATTGCAGCACGGAAAGCAGGTATATCACGTGGAGGTGGTAACAAAAATCATGGCGATAAAGATTTCTCAGATGTAGACAAAGGTGATGCATTTGACCAACCATATAAGCTCTCTATGCCATCAAAAAGAAAG CGTATCACCATTGAAGATGAAGCAGTTAATATTTCAGAATGTGGTGTTGAACCTCCAATCCAggattcattttcaaaatctgCCAATGACACAAACTGGGACAAGCTAAATTTTCTCGCAGAAACTGCAGACAAAACTAAAGTGGAGGACTCAAGTGCACATTTTATAGAAGGCAAAGAACCTGGCAAGTCTTCCTCAAACATAAACAGAAGGTTCAGGAAAAGAGGCAATGGATCTGCCGCTGCAGTGCAAAAGAAAGAATCTAATAAAGTCATGGAAGAGAGATGTAAAAGTGATGTAAATGACACTGACAAGGTCTCTAGAACAAGAAAACCCAGAAAAAATGGAGTCCAAGTGAATGGGTTTTCTGAGAAATTAACGAACCATTTAAGGCCCGTGTGGTTTGCATTATTTGCTCGTGAAGACCA ATCTGGAGCTTCTTTCCCTCAGATTCCAAAGTGTTATATCAGAATAAA GGACGGAAATATACCTGTGTCATATGTTAAGCAGTATCTTGTGCAGAAGCTCAATTTAAAACATGAATCTGAG GTGGAGGTTACATGCTGTGGCCATTCTGTGGGCCCAAGCTTTCCTCTGCATGATGTAGTTGATATTTGGGTAAGGAATCTGACTGGTGGAGGTGAGGCTATTCGTACACTTAAAAAGGACGACAAGGGCTGTGACGTGCCAGACTATGTCATGGTATTGAATTACAGCAGGAAGCCTGCGTAA